A genomic segment from Deinococcus sp. YIM 77859 encodes:
- a CDS encoding helix-turn-helix domain-containing protein — translation MKLHERLRELRSERGLRLKDVAETAGISVPYLSDLERGRTNPSLETLQTLAGAYAITVHDLLEGVEFYGTSTEGALPKGLADLVADPVLGGQITPDWIRTLSRIELRGKRPRDKQDWYEIYLHLKRILG, via the coding sequence ATGAAACTGCACGAACGACTCCGCGAACTGCGCAGCGAACGCGGGCTGCGGCTCAAGGACGTGGCGGAAACTGCGGGGATCAGCGTGCCCTACCTCAGCGATCTGGAACGCGGGCGCACCAACCCCAGCCTGGAAACCCTGCAAACCCTCGCCGGGGCGTACGCGATCACCGTTCACGACCTGCTGGAGGGCGTCGAGTTCTACGGCACGTCGACCGAGGGAGCCTTGCCCAAAGGCCTGGCCGACCTGGTGGCCGATCCGGTGCTGGGCGGACAGATCACGCCCGATTGGATTCGTACCCTATCTCGCATTGAGCTGCGCGGCAAGCGCCCACGCGACAAGCAGGACTGGTACGAGATCTACCTGCACCTCAAGCGCATTCTGGGCTAA
- a CDS encoding S-layer homology domain-containing protein — protein MKKSLFVLTAALSFGAAAAQTTAPATTTPTAPATAAPASAPQVPTLTDVPAGHWATDAIQRLVSRGIILGYPDGTFRGTQNLTRYEAAVIIARLLDQIRTEGVPSGVTAEDLTALQNAIQELAADLTALGVRVSDLEENAVSRDDFARLEARVEELAGAQGDEAALAGLRTQIDELTARVDEFETLRADVEDNASSIAALNDLTVLLNQDILNLQDRVSALESAQADFVQRADFDALAGRVSGVETRVTNLENAPKFSIGGTISATYGRLGLTQGTTNFDVDRLVRQTGVDFGDGDVTTTDTDDTDTDVSLTFGVRASNLTTANGNLIINSAGIDFGVNNEFGFGEGDGAGNITPYVAAANAQGTLNGQAFSVKYDGEFSRFFFNDYLFNNDNDDFAVYRRGIVADINATQLPFRPKLTVVIGNATGNDDATPPIRGNYFGVRAQVQATSNPASVLGIAYAQDTGDATGTGRSAFGVDWNLTGGLFGPVTLKGAYVASIPNTAPSFIGGGNAQATWAARDQAFYTNATANLGVLRLGANFRAIDPQFANGEAGMSADQSEANGISSYGLPYEANQVGYGAGVGTTLGPINLAAFGDTRTPYLANDPNFVRRTNFGVSAGVNLAGLSLTGFYNRSTVDNAVVHADTQLNQATGAQYFAYNGATPYMGVANVPFAYSSTFGAVLRHDGTASNALVRGLNFTVADAYFYDDRVNDFQVYGNYRGTLGGVTIEPFARYHLLTTPGDAVVTDNGQTVQTYNTVKYGVRLSTQPLNIVLRPSLSFSVANRISNLGRGIAVNSGTATELFGQAALTFNEFIAPNTKATLGYAYYQGFNVSSGCGTGVTVGSSSSAASATYSPSADRFYCSPFGYATPYSGDNFGTVAGITQGVFTNVTWNGLGLNYGIFRHTNLNNNTSSVAQGFKVSYTVRF, from the coding sequence ATGAAAAAGAGCCTGTTCGTTCTCACTGCCGCGCTGTCCTTTGGTGCCGCTGCTGCGCAGACCACCGCGCCGGCAACGACCACCCCGACGGCTCCGGCGACTGCGGCTCCGGCAAGCGCGCCCCAGGTGCCCACACTCACCGATGTGCCTGCCGGTCACTGGGCCACGGACGCCATTCAGCGCCTTGTCAGCCGCGGGATCATCCTGGGTTACCCGGACGGTACCTTCCGCGGCACCCAGAACCTGACCCGTTACGAGGCCGCCGTGATCATCGCGCGTCTCCTTGACCAGATCCGCACCGAGGGTGTGCCCAGCGGCGTCACCGCTGAGGATCTGACGGCGCTGCAGAACGCCATTCAGGAGCTGGCTGCCGACCTGACGGCCCTGGGTGTGCGCGTCAGCGACCTGGAAGAGAACGCGGTGAGCCGTGACGACTTTGCGCGTCTGGAGGCCCGTGTTGAGGAGCTTGCGGGCGCTCAGGGCGACGAGGCTGCCCTGGCTGGCCTGCGCACCCAGATCGATGAGCTGACGGCCCGAGTGGATGAGTTCGAGACGCTGCGTGCCGATGTCGAGGACAACGCAAGCAGCATCGCTGCGCTGAACGACCTCACCGTTCTGCTGAATCAGGACATCCTGAACCTCCAAGACCGCGTGAGCGCTCTGGAAAGTGCCCAGGCGGACTTCGTGCAGCGTGCTGACTTTGACGCGCTGGCTGGTCGCGTGAGCGGTGTGGAAACCCGCGTCACCAACCTGGAGAACGCGCCCAAGTTCAGCATTGGCGGCACCATCAGCGCCACCTACGGGCGCCTGGGCCTGACGCAGGGCACCACGAACTTCGACGTGGACCGCCTGGTGCGTCAGACGGGCGTTGACTTCGGTGACGGCGACGTGACCACCACGGATACCGACGACACCGATACCGACGTGAGCCTGACCTTTGGCGTGCGGGCCTCCAACCTGACGACGGCCAACGGGAACCTCATCATCAACAGTGCGGGCATTGACTTCGGTGTGAACAACGAGTTTGGGTTTGGCGAGGGCGACGGTGCGGGGAACATCACGCCCTACGTCGCTGCGGCGAACGCGCAGGGCACGCTGAATGGTCAGGCCTTCTCGGTGAAGTACGACGGCGAGTTCAGCCGCTTCTTCTTCAACGACTACCTCTTTAACAACGACAATGATGACTTTGCCGTGTACCGCCGCGGCATCGTCGCCGACATCAACGCGACCCAGCTCCCCTTCCGGCCCAAGCTAACGGTCGTGATCGGCAATGCCACGGGCAATGATGACGCGACGCCGCCGATTCGGGGTAATTACTTCGGTGTCCGTGCCCAGGTGCAGGCCACTTCTAACCCCGCCAGCGTGCTGGGCATCGCCTATGCTCAGGACACTGGCGACGCGACCGGCACCGGCCGCAGTGCGTTTGGCGTGGACTGGAACCTCACGGGCGGCCTGTTTGGCCCTGTGACCCTCAAGGGTGCCTACGTGGCGAGCATTCCCAATACGGCCCCTTCGTTCATCGGTGGCGGCAATGCTCAGGCCACCTGGGCAGCCCGCGACCAGGCGTTCTACACCAACGCCACAGCCAACCTGGGTGTGCTGCGGCTCGGTGCAAACTTCCGCGCCATCGATCCCCAGTTTGCCAACGGTGAGGCGGGCATGTCCGCTGACCAGTCCGAGGCCAATGGCATCAGCAGCTACGGCCTGCCCTACGAGGCGAACCAGGTGGGGTACGGTGCCGGTGTGGGCACGACCCTCGGCCCGATCAACCTCGCGGCCTTTGGCGACACCCGCACGCCCTATCTGGCGAACGACCCCAACTTCGTGCGCCGCACCAACTTTGGCGTGAGCGCTGGGGTGAACCTGGCGGGCCTGAGCCTGACTGGCTTCTACAACCGCAGCACGGTGGATAACGCGGTTGTGCATGCTGACACTCAATTGAACCAGGCGACGGGTGCTCAGTACTTCGCGTACAACGGTGCAACGCCCTACATGGGCGTCGCCAACGTGCCCTTTGCCTACTCCAGCACCTTCGGTGCAGTGCTGCGCCACGACGGCACGGCCAGCAACGCCCTGGTGCGGGGCCTCAACTTCACGGTCGCCGACGCGTACTTCTACGATGACCGCGTCAACGACTTCCAGGTGTACGGCAACTACCGTGGCACGCTGGGCGGCGTGACTATCGAGCCCTTTGCCCGCTACCACCTGCTGACCACGCCGGGTGACGCGGTCGTGACCGACAACGGCCAGACCGTGCAGACCTACAACACCGTCAAGTACGGTGTGCGCCTGAGTACCCAGCCGTTGAACATCGTGCTGCGCCCCAGCCTCAGCTTCAGCGTGGCCAACCGCATCAGCAACCTCGGGCGCGGCATCGCGGTGAATAGCGGCACGGCCACCGAGCTGTTCGGCCAGGCGGCGCTCACGTTCAACGAGTTCATCGCTCCCAACACCAAGGCGACCCTCGGCTACGCCTACTACCAGGGCTTCAATGTCAGCAGCGGCTGCGGCACCGGCGTCACTGTGGGCAGCAGCTCCAGCGCGGCCAGCGCCACCTACAGCCCCAGCGCCGACCGCTTCTACTGCAGCCCCTTCGGCTACGCTACGCCCTACAGCGGTGACAACTTCGGCACGGTGGCTGGGATCACCCAGGGCGTCTTCACCAACGTGACCTGGAACGGCCTGGGCCTGAACTACGGCATCTTCCGTCACACCAACCTGAACAACAACACCAGCAGCGTTGCTCAGGGCTTCAAGGTCAGCTACACCGTCCGCTTCTAA
- the tgt gene encoding tRNA guanosine(34) transglycosylase Tgt: protein MFEFEIQHRDGRARVATFQTPHGQVQTPMFMPVGTQGTVKGLSPQELLEIGSQMILGNTYHLMLRPGEKLVEAHGGLPGFTAYPGPFLTDSGGFQVMSLGHMRTITERGVTFKSHVDGSTVLLTPERSMAVQEALGADVIMAFDECPPYPAEREYILRSLERTVRWLERCMAVKTRGDQALFAIVQGGVHQDLRQRSLDLTLPFQTPGFAIGGLAVGESKEEMYPAVAFTAAHLPEGKPRYLMGVGHPEDLIAGIALGVDMFDCVYPTRTGRFGYALTDDGRLNMNSSAPRQQLEPLDADCDCYACRHYTRAYLAHLVRAEEMLAPRMLSLHNLRYLHRLVERARTAIAQGTFTAWAQAWAQRYFRHRIPTWFQAALEAGARAEVLTR, encoded by the coding sequence ATGTTCGAGTTTGAGATCCAACATCGGGATGGCCGAGCACGGGTGGCCACCTTTCAGACCCCTCACGGGCAGGTCCAGACGCCCATGTTCATGCCGGTTGGAACGCAGGGCACGGTCAAAGGCTTGAGCCCGCAGGAGTTGCTGGAAATCGGCTCGCAGATGATTTTGGGGAATACGTACCACCTGATGCTGCGCCCAGGCGAGAAGTTGGTCGAAGCGCACGGGGGCTTGCCTGGCTTTACGGCTTATCCTGGCCCGTTCCTCACCGACTCAGGGGGATTTCAGGTGATGAGCCTGGGGCATATGCGGACAATCACGGAGAGAGGTGTCACCTTCAAAAGCCATGTTGACGGCAGCACGGTCCTGCTGACGCCCGAGCGCAGTATGGCCGTACAGGAGGCCCTAGGCGCAGACGTGATCATGGCCTTTGACGAGTGCCCGCCGTATCCAGCAGAGCGGGAGTATATCCTCCGCAGCCTGGAGCGGACGGTGCGCTGGTTGGAACGTTGCATGGCCGTCAAGACCCGCGGTGATCAAGCCCTCTTCGCTATTGTGCAGGGCGGCGTGCACCAGGACTTGCGGCAGCGTAGCCTCGACCTGACACTACCTTTTCAAACCCCTGGGTTCGCTATCGGTGGGCTGGCGGTCGGTGAGTCGAAGGAAGAAATGTACCCGGCAGTCGCCTTTACGGCAGCGCACCTCCCCGAAGGCAAACCCCGCTACCTCATGGGTGTCGGGCATCCTGAAGACCTGATCGCTGGGATTGCGCTGGGCGTAGACATGTTTGACTGCGTGTACCCCACACGGACCGGCCGGTTCGGGTACGCGCTGACGGATGATGGTCGCCTCAACATGAATTCCAGCGCTCCGCGTCAGCAGCTTGAACCCTTGGATGCCGACTGCGACTGCTATGCCTGCCGGCACTACACCCGCGCCTACCTTGCCCATCTCGTTCGCGCTGAAGAGATGTTGGCCCCCCGGATGCTTTCCCTGCACAACCTGCGCTACCTCCACCGTCTGGTCGAGCGCGCCCGCACAGCGATTGCCCAGGGAACATTCACAGCGTGGGCTCAGGCTTGGGCACAGCGGTACTTCCGGCACCGCATCCCCACCTGGTTTCAGGCCGCGCTCGAAGCTGGAGCCCGGGCTGAAGTGCTCACCCGTTGA
- a CDS encoding manganese-dependent inorganic pyrophosphatase gives MLAVFGHTNPDTDAITSALVYARLLSRQGVAAQAYRLGELNFETPFVLREAGVDAPPPLPELEAGAPVALVDHNESAQSVPNLSELTVTRVVDHHKLGDLTTAQPAYLRFEPVGCTATILLKLHREAGLPVERTDARLMLSAILSDTLHFRSPTTTAEDREAVAFLAPIAEVEDVEAYALAMFAAKSDLGDTPAETLLKMDYKVFPFGDPASPQTMQRWGIGVIETTNPAYVLGRQEELLRAMDQTRAEEGLNGVLLSVVDILNETNVTLVLSATEEKVLREAFGVTVEHGRADLGHRISRKKQIVPTLEAYFTPES, from the coding sequence ATGCTGGCTGTTTTCGGACATACCAACCCCGATACCGATGCAATCACCTCAGCCCTGGTTTACGCGCGGCTCCTGTCCCGCCAGGGCGTTGCGGCACAGGCCTACCGCCTGGGCGAGCTGAATTTCGAGACGCCCTTCGTGCTCCGCGAAGCGGGGGTGGACGCGCCGCCTCCGCTGCCCGAACTGGAGGCCGGGGCGCCGGTGGCGCTGGTTGATCACAACGAGAGCGCGCAGTCGGTGCCGAACCTGTCTGAACTGACGGTGACACGCGTGGTGGACCACCACAAGCTGGGGGACCTGACCACCGCCCAGCCCGCCTACCTGCGTTTTGAGCCGGTCGGCTGTACGGCCACCATCCTGCTCAAGCTGCACCGGGAAGCAGGGCTGCCGGTCGAGCGCACAGACGCGCGGCTGATGCTCAGCGCCATCCTGAGTGATACCCTGCATTTCCGTAGCCCGACCACCACGGCTGAAGATCGTGAGGCCGTCGCCTTCCTTGCCCCCATCGCGGAGGTGGAGGACGTGGAAGCCTACGCCCTGGCCATGTTCGCCGCCAAGAGTGACCTGGGGGACACACCTGCAGAGACGCTCCTGAAGATGGATTACAAGGTGTTTCCCTTCGGTGACCCGGCCAGCCCCCAGACGATGCAGCGCTGGGGCATCGGGGTCATTGAGACGACCAATCCCGCCTATGTGTTGGGCCGCCAGGAGGAACTGCTCAGGGCGATGGACCAGACACGTGCCGAGGAGGGCCTGAACGGCGTTCTGCTGTCTGTGGTGGACATTTTGAACGAGACAAACGTCACGCTGGTGCTCTCCGCCACCGAGGAGAAGGTCCTGCGCGAGGCATTCGGGGTGACGGTAGAGCATGGCCGGGCGGACCTGGGGCACCGGATCAGCCGCAAGAAGCAGATCGTGCCCACCCTGGAAGCGTACTTCACGCCGGAAAGCTGA
- the moaC gene encoding cyclic pyranopterin monophosphate synthase MoaC has product MSVAPETPELTHFRDGLPRMVDVTDKAVTARTATAEAWVRLPTEARAALEAGTTPKGDPLTVARLAGLAGSKRTADLILLCHPVPVTGADVQVRLEEEGVHVVATVRTTAPTGVEMEALTAVTLAALNVYDMLKAASKAIEITGIRLLAKTGGKSGEYRAAERTGSGTFGLPST; this is encoded by the coding sequence TTGAGCGTGGCGCCGGAGACGCCGGAACTCACCCATTTTCGGGACGGCCTGCCCCGTATGGTGGACGTCACGGACAAGGCCGTGACTGCCCGCACAGCGACGGCAGAAGCCTGGGTCCGCCTCCCTACGGAAGCGCGGGCAGCGCTGGAGGCAGGAACAACCCCCAAAGGGGACCCGCTGACAGTGGCACGCTTGGCCGGGCTGGCCGGCAGCAAACGCACCGCGGACCTGATTCTGCTGTGTCACCCCGTTCCTGTGACTGGTGCAGACGTGCAGGTCAGGCTGGAAGAAGAAGGGGTGCACGTGGTGGCGACCGTACGCACCACCGCGCCGACCGGTGTGGAGATGGAAGCCCTGACCGCTGTGACGCTGGCCGCCCTCAACGTGTACGACATGCTCAAGGCGGCAAGCAAGGCGATCGAGATCACGGGCATCCGCCTCCTCGCCAAGACGGGCGGCAAGAGCGGTGAGTACCGCGCTGCCGAGCGAACAGGCAGCGGAACCTTTGGGCTCCCTTCAACGTAG
- a CDS encoding folylpolyglutamate synthase/dihydrofolate synthase family protein codes for MSDLDWLFTRQRFGVHPGLTRVRALLSRLGHPQQNFRTVLVGGTNGKGSTAATLAAILGASGERTGLFTSPHLTRFSERFVVDGQERPEEEILDALARLRPQAEAAEASFFEIVTALGCLLFARAGVTTAVMEVGLGGRLDATNALDPALSVITNVALDHTEILGETRAAIAREKAGILRAGQPAVTGVTADLLPLLETQGADLWALGRDIQVEARPRGWEGWAVQLRLPHTVLTFDTPLLGPHGARNAALAAAAAARLGVDEAAIQTGTAATRWPGRLEVLPWRGGRLLLDGAHNPDGAAALGESLRALGVERLPVVFGAGADKDVAGVAELLRPLASEVILTRAVLSPRAAAPAELAPQFVGLPVRLTDTPASALELLPPGGIALVCGSLYLIGEVRPLLLGETGERRERWQ; via the coding sequence GTGAGCGATTTGGATTGGCTCTTTACTCGGCAGCGTTTCGGCGTTCACCCGGGGTTGACGCGGGTGCGGGCCCTCCTTTCGCGCCTAGGTCATCCGCAGCAGAACTTCCGAACGGTACTTGTTGGTGGCACGAACGGGAAGGGCAGCACGGCGGCGACGCTGGCTGCCATCCTCGGTGCGTCGGGTGAGCGCACGGGTCTTTTCACCAGTCCGCATCTGACGCGCTTCTCAGAGCGGTTTGTGGTGGACGGACAGGAACGCCCAGAGGAGGAAATCCTGGACGCGTTGGCGCGTTTGCGGCCGCAGGCAGAGGCGGCCGAGGCCTCCTTTTTCGAAATTGTGACGGCGCTGGGCTGCCTGCTGTTCGCCCGGGCGGGCGTCACCACCGCTGTGATGGAGGTCGGGCTAGGCGGCCGCTTGGACGCCACCAATGCCCTTGATCCTGCGCTGAGTGTCATCACCAACGTCGCGCTGGACCATACCGAGATTCTGGGGGAGACGCGGGCTGCGATTGCGCGTGAGAAAGCGGGCATCCTGCGAGCCGGCCAGCCGGCCGTGACCGGGGTCACAGCGGACCTCTTGCCTCTTTTGGAGACGCAGGGTGCGGACCTGTGGGCCCTGGGGCGGGACATACAGGTGGAGGCTAGGCCTCGGGGTTGGGAGGGTTGGGCGGTACAGCTCCGGTTGCCGCATACGGTCCTGACCTTTGACACCCCCCTTTTGGGGCCTCACGGGGCAAGGAATGCCGCCTTGGCTGCCGCGGCTGCCGCCCGCTTGGGGGTTGACGAAGCGGCTATCCAGACCGGCACGGCCGCAACGCGCTGGCCGGGCCGACTGGAGGTTCTGCCCTGGCGGGGCGGGCGTCTGCTGCTGGACGGGGCACACAACCCAGACGGGGCCGCGGCCCTGGGAGAGTCTCTGCGCGCGCTGGGGGTAGAACGGTTGCCGGTGGTCTTTGGTGCAGGGGCGGACAAGGACGTAGCAGGGGTGGCGGAGCTGTTACGTCCGCTCGCTTCGGAGGTGATCCTCACGCGCGCTGTGCTGAGCCCCCGTGCCGCAGCCCCCGCCGAGCTCGCGCCGCAGTTTGTCGGGCTACCCGTACGGCTCACCGACACACCCGCGTCAGCCTTGGAGCTGTTGCCGCCCGGCGGCATAGCTCTCGTCTGCGGCAGCCTGTACCTGATTGGAGAAGTGCGCCCCTTGCTGCTGGGGGAAACCGGGGAGCGGCGGGAACGCTGGCAGTGA